Proteins encoded within one genomic window of Actinoplanes octamycinicus:
- a CDS encoding flavoprotein translates to MNPDGKMLYVIVCAAGPAGEVGQLVDLAQADGWDVHVIATPAALNFINIEALEAQTGHPVRSRYRKPTDPKPRRADAIIVAPATYNTINKFAQGIADTYALGLLAEAPGLGIPVVILPFANSALAGRAPFRRSIHQLRDEGIDVLLGSDGFDPHASGTSDHSASGFPWHLPLQRL, encoded by the coding sequence ATGAATCCTGACGGCAAGATGCTCTACGTCATCGTCTGTGCTGCCGGCCCCGCCGGCGAGGTAGGCCAGCTCGTCGACCTGGCCCAAGCCGACGGTTGGGACGTCCACGTCATCGCCACCCCAGCGGCTCTCAACTTCATCAACATCGAGGCCCTGGAAGCGCAAACCGGCCACCCCGTACGCAGCCGATACCGCAAGCCGACCGATCCGAAGCCACGCCGCGCCGACGCCATCATCGTCGCGCCCGCCACGTACAACACCATCAACAAGTTTGCGCAGGGCATTGCCGACACCTACGCCCTCGGGCTCCTCGCCGAGGCACCAGGACTAGGAATTCCCGTCGTCATCCTCCCTTTCGCGAACAGCGCACTCGCCGGCCGGGCACCATTCCGCCGCAGCATCCACCAACTGCGGGATGAGGGGATCGACGTCCTACTGGGGTCTGATGGCTTCGATCCGCATGCCTCAGGAACCAGCGATCACTCGGCAAGCGGATTCCCGTGGCATCTGCCCCTACAACGCCTCTGA
- a CDS encoding YciI family protein — MKQYLLSVYQPDGGTPPPEVLEPIMEGLRRLNDDLRAAGAWVFAAGLHAPETATVVRVRDGADLITDGPFTEGKEHLGGFTVIQAPDLDAALRWARRMADVTTLPIEVRPIAS, encoded by the coding sequence ATGAAGCAGTACCTGTTGAGCGTGTACCAGCCCGACGGCGGCACCCCGCCGCCCGAGGTGCTCGAGCCGATCATGGAGGGGCTGCGGCGGCTCAACGACGATCTGCGCGCGGCCGGGGCCTGGGTGTTCGCGGCCGGGCTGCACGCGCCGGAGACGGCGACCGTGGTGCGGGTGCGGGACGGCGCGGACCTGATCACCGACGGGCCGTTCACCGAGGGTAAGGAGCACCTGGGCGGGTTCACCGTCATCCAGGCGCCGGACCTCGACGCGGCGCTCCGCTGGGCGCGCCGGATGGCGGACGTGACGACGCTGCCGATCGAGGTTCGCCCGATCGCCTCGTGA
- a CDS encoding RNA polymerase sigma factor, which yields MTDVDFEELYRREYGRAVAILTRAFGDLDLAEDAVQDAFAAAVRRWPAEGCPPSPTGWIVTTARNRAIDRLRRARAGAEKEALAMTAGHDEPVAGPFTDDRLRLVFTCCHPALALPVRVALTLRLLGGLTTAEISRAFLVPEATMAQRIVRAKAKIRHAGIPYRVPAEADLPERLRGVLAVVYLIFNEGYAASSGDALVRDDLCAEAIRLGRLLVELMPDEPEARGLLALMLLIGSRRDARTAPDGTPVLLADQDRSRWDRTLVAEGQAIVRECLRRNRPGPYQIQAAINAVHSDAPSAARTDWAQILQLYDLLATIAPGPVVALNRAVAVAEVHGPEPALAIVDGLPLADYHVFQAVRADLLRRLGRSEEAAVAYARAAELTGNAASREWLLSRSTAGRPPPVAR from the coding sequence GTGACCGACGTGGACTTCGAGGAGCTCTACCGCCGGGAGTACGGCCGCGCGGTCGCGATCCTGACCCGCGCCTTCGGCGATCTCGATCTCGCCGAGGACGCGGTGCAGGACGCGTTCGCCGCGGCCGTGCGCCGCTGGCCGGCGGAGGGCTGCCCGCCGAGCCCGACCGGCTGGATCGTCACCACCGCCCGCAACCGGGCGATCGACCGGCTGCGGCGGGCCCGGGCCGGCGCGGAGAAGGAGGCGCTCGCGATGACGGCCGGCCACGACGAGCCGGTGGCCGGGCCGTTCACCGACGACCGGCTGCGGCTGGTCTTCACCTGCTGCCATCCGGCTCTGGCCCTGCCGGTCCGGGTGGCGTTGACGCTGCGGCTGCTCGGCGGGCTCACCACCGCCGAGATCTCGCGGGCGTTCCTGGTGCCGGAGGCGACGATGGCCCAGCGGATCGTGCGGGCCAAGGCGAAGATCCGGCACGCGGGCATCCCGTACCGGGTTCCCGCCGAAGCGGACCTGCCGGAGCGGCTGCGTGGCGTGCTCGCGGTCGTCTATCTGATCTTCAACGAGGGCTACGCGGCCTCGTCCGGCGACGCGCTGGTCCGCGACGACCTGTGCGCCGAGGCGATCCGGCTCGGCCGGCTGCTCGTCGAGCTGATGCCGGACGAGCCGGAGGCCCGCGGCCTGCTCGCGCTGATGCTGCTGATCGGGTCCCGGAGGGACGCCCGCACGGCGCCGGACGGCACCCCGGTGCTCCTCGCCGACCAGGACCGGTCGCGGTGGGACCGGACCCTGGTCGCCGAGGGGCAGGCGATCGTGCGGGAGTGCCTGCGGCGCAACCGCCCGGGGCCGTACCAGATCCAGGCCGCGATCAACGCGGTGCACAGCGACGCGCCGAGCGCCGCGCGCACCGACTGGGCGCAGATCCTGCAGCTGTACGACCTGCTGGCCACGATCGCGCCGGGCCCGGTCGTCGCGCTGAACCGGGCGGTGGCGGTCGCCGAGGTGCACGGCCCGGAGCCGGCCCTCGCCATCGTGGACGGCCTGCCGCTGGCCGATTATCACGTCTTCCAGGCCGTGCGGGCGGATCTCCTGCGCCGCCTGGGCCGCTCCGAGGAGGCCGCGGTGGCCTACGCGCGCGCCGCCGAGCTGACCGGCAACGCCGCCTCCCGGGAGTGGCTGCTGTCCCGGTCTACCGCAGGACGTCCACCACCTGTGGCTCGGTGA
- a CDS encoding NAD(P)H oxidoreductase, with translation MTHALVVFAHPRPDSLTAATAARARDTLVAGGCTVDVLDLYGEGFDPSLLPDDEPDWADAAKEYSAEVRAHMARIAAADEIVVVFPVWWFGLPAMAKGWVDRVWNRGFAYEPSTLKGKRIRWVGLAGGSAADYAVQGLDEILDRQLRVGISEFCGITDATVQLIYDTLTEPQVVDVLR, from the coding sequence ATGACGCACGCCCTCGTGGTCTTCGCCCACCCCCGCCCGGACTCGCTGACCGCGGCCACCGCGGCCCGCGCCCGGGACACGCTCGTCGCCGGCGGCTGCACCGTCGACGTCCTCGACCTGTACGGCGAGGGCTTCGACCCGTCGCTGCTCCCGGACGACGAGCCGGACTGGGCGGACGCCGCCAAGGAGTACTCGGCCGAGGTGCGGGCGCACATGGCCCGGATCGCCGCCGCCGACGAGATCGTCGTGGTCTTCCCGGTCTGGTGGTTCGGGCTGCCGGCGATGGCCAAGGGCTGGGTGGACCGGGTCTGGAACCGGGGCTTCGCCTACGAGCCGTCCACTCTCAAGGGCAAGCGGATACGGTGGGTCGGCCTGGCCGGCGGTTCGGCAGCCGACTACGCCGTCCAGGGCCTCGACGAGATCCTGGACCGGCAGCTGCGCGTCGGCATCTCGGAGTTCTGCGGGATCACCGACGCGACCGTGCAGCTGATCTACGACACCCTCACCGAGCCACAGGTGGTGGACGTCCTGCGGTAG
- a CDS encoding alkene reductase: protein MPKIFEPVTLGKLQLPNRLLMAPMTRNRASTDGVVTALTAEYYRQRAGAGLIISESIQPSAIGQGYILTPGLHTAAQVAGWRAVTDAVHEAGGRIFAQLNHTGRIGHPSLYPNRELPVAPSPVASGEQLFSLDGMLDHPVPRELTADDIRATVADFAAAARNAIDAGFDGVELHGANGYLIHQFLADNTNLRTDPYGGSVANRIRFAVEVAAAVADSIGPDRTGIRLSPGSPYNNIREADPAPVYLALLAELDLAYVHLVEVGDRALTERLRAAWPGTFLLNPHPSPEAFPASPETAAEAIESGVADAVALATMWLANPDLDVRIRAGGPFNTADPATFYGGDHTGYTDYPALDR from the coding sequence ATGCCCAAAATCTTCGAGCCGGTCACGCTCGGCAAGCTGCAGCTGCCGAACCGCCTGCTGATGGCCCCGATGACCCGGAACCGCGCGTCCACCGACGGCGTCGTCACCGCGCTGACCGCCGAGTACTACCGGCAGCGGGCCGGCGCGGGCCTGATCATCAGCGAGAGCATCCAGCCCAGCGCGATCGGCCAGGGCTACATCCTGACCCCGGGGCTGCACACCGCCGCCCAGGTGGCGGGCTGGCGCGCGGTCACCGACGCGGTCCACGAGGCCGGCGGCCGCATCTTCGCCCAGCTCAACCACACCGGACGGATCGGGCACCCGAGCCTCTACCCGAACCGGGAGCTGCCGGTGGCGCCGTCCCCGGTGGCCTCCGGCGAGCAGCTGTTCAGCCTCGACGGGATGCTCGACCACCCGGTGCCTCGGGAGCTGACCGCCGACGACATCCGGGCCACGGTCGCCGACTTCGCGGCCGCCGCCCGCAACGCGATCGACGCCGGGTTCGACGGGGTGGAGCTGCACGGCGCCAACGGCTATCTGATCCACCAGTTCCTGGCCGACAACACCAATCTGCGTACGGATCCGTACGGTGGCTCGGTGGCCAACCGGATCCGCTTCGCGGTCGAGGTCGCCGCCGCGGTCGCCGACAGCATCGGACCGGATCGCACCGGGATCCGGTTGTCGCCGGGGAGCCCGTACAACAACATCCGGGAGGCCGATCCGGCGCCGGTCTACCTGGCCCTGCTGGCCGAGCTCGATCTCGCCTACGTGCACCTGGTCGAGGTCGGTGACCGGGCACTGACCGAGCGGCTGCGCGCCGCGTGGCCCGGCACCTTCCTGCTCAACCCGCACCCGTCGCCGGAGGCGTTCCCCGCCTCGCCGGAGACGGCCGCCGAGGCGATCGAGTCCGGGGTGGCGGACGCCGTCGCGCTGGCGACCATGTGGCTGGCGAACCCGGACCTCGACGTCCGGATCCGGGCCGGTGGGCCGTTCAACACCGCCGACCCGGCCACCTTCTACGGCGGCGACCACACCGGTTACACCGACTACCCGGCGCTCGACCGATGA
- a CDS encoding MarR family winged helix-turn-helix transcriptional regulator has product MAVPSGPVSASTEAERAMFDFVDAYDRAYETAAEQHGMSVAQACVLGRISQPRGMRELADELGCDASNITQIVTRLEARELVERHANPSDRRSRQLIRTAAGDQLNADFEKTFEFARSAASNLSIEEQAQLAALLRKALGQPGPRS; this is encoded by the coding sequence ATGGCGGTTCCCTCCGGTCCGGTCTCGGCGTCCACCGAGGCCGAGCGCGCGATGTTCGACTTCGTCGACGCGTATGACCGCGCCTACGAGACGGCCGCCGAGCAGCACGGCATGAGCGTCGCCCAGGCCTGCGTGCTGGGCCGCATCTCGCAGCCGAGAGGGATGCGCGAGCTGGCCGACGAGCTGGGCTGCGACGCCTCCAACATCACCCAGATCGTCACCCGCCTGGAGGCCCGCGAGCTGGTCGAGCGGCACGCCAACCCGAGCGACCGCCGCTCCCGCCAGCTCATCCGGACCGCCGCCGGCGACCAGCTCAACGCCGACTTCGAGAAAACCTTCGAGTTCGCCCGCTCCGCCGCCTCCAACCTGTCCATCGAGGAGCAGGCCCAGCTGGCCGCCCTGCTGCGAAAGGCCCTCGGCCAGCCGGGCCCGCGGAGTTAG
- a CDS encoding vanadium-dependent haloperoxidase, translated as MKKLLLVVAVLVAGVGAGAPAVAQSKRPDIDSVRVWNELAFTAVRTTRATDADAARLYAMLDAAMYDAVNGLRSGHARRAPALVGGSGPHGADPQAAAASAAHAVLVRADADRTATYDAQLAADLAKLGPGTPVDRGAAWGDQVGAAVIASRADDGYRPVESQAAGAGPGVFRAEWSGTQYRHVRPFAVANPARYVPGAPPALTSTVYAQAFAQVKTLGNAAIPAPDLLATFQFWSLPAGSVQPPGEWLRIALTVAGDRHLPLAEQTRLTALLTMTLADTTVVTVSTKYAYRHWRPTTAIREADTDGNPATEPDPAWTSRAGSVGGSPEYVSGHSSYSGAAATVLAGFFRTDRIPFTHTTDSAPGGVARSYPGFAAAATEVGLSRVYGGQHFSFSDQAGQTIGRGVAREVLTTSLLPA; from the coding sequence ATGAAGAAGCTGTTGCTCGTCGTCGCAGTGCTTGTCGCCGGCGTGGGGGCCGGCGCACCGGCGGTCGCCCAGTCGAAGCGGCCGGACATCGACAGCGTCCGGGTCTGGAACGAGCTCGCGTTCACCGCGGTGCGGACCACCCGGGCCACCGACGCGGACGCCGCGCGGCTCTACGCCATGCTCGACGCCGCCATGTACGACGCGGTCAACGGGTTGCGCTCCGGGCACGCGCGCCGCGCCCCGGCGCTGGTCGGGGGCAGCGGGCCGCACGGCGCCGACCCGCAGGCCGCGGCGGCGTCGGCGGCGCACGCGGTGCTGGTGCGCGCCGACGCCGACCGGACCGCCACCTATGACGCGCAGCTCGCCGCCGACCTGGCGAAGCTCGGGCCGGGCACCCCGGTCGACCGCGGCGCCGCGTGGGGTGACCAGGTCGGCGCCGCGGTGATCGCGTCCCGGGCCGACGACGGGTACCGCCCGGTGGAGAGCCAGGCGGCCGGCGCCGGGCCCGGGGTGTTCCGGGCCGAGTGGTCGGGCACGCAGTACCGCCACGTGCGGCCGTTCGCCGTGGCGAACCCGGCCCGGTACGTCCCCGGCGCGCCGCCGGCGCTGACCAGCACGGTCTACGCGCAGGCGTTCGCCCAGGTCAAGACCTTGGGGAACGCGGCGATCCCGGCGCCGGACCTGCTCGCCACCTTCCAGTTCTGGTCGCTGCCGGCCGGCTCGGTGCAGCCGCCCGGCGAGTGGCTGCGGATCGCGCTGACCGTGGCCGGCGACCGGCACCTGCCGCTCGCCGAGCAGACCCGGCTGACCGCGTTGCTCACCATGACGCTGGCCGACACCACGGTGGTGACGGTGTCGACCAAGTACGCCTACCGGCACTGGCGGCCGACCACCGCGATCCGGGAGGCGGACACCGACGGCAACCCGGCCACCGAGCCGGATCCGGCGTGGACGTCGCGGGCCGGCAGCGTCGGCGGCTCCCCGGAGTACGTGTCCGGGCACAGCTCCTACAGCGGCGCGGCGGCGACCGTGCTGGCCGGGTTCTTCCGCACCGACCGGATCCCGTTCACGCACACCACGGACTCGGCGCCGGGCGGCGTGGCGCGCAGCTACCCGGGCTTCGCCGCGGCGGCCACCGAGGTGGGCCTGTCCCGCGTCTACGGCGGCCAGCACTTCAGCTTCAGCGACCAGGCCGGGCAGACCATCGGCCGCGGCGTCGCGCGAGAGGTCCTGACAACCAGCCTGCTCCCCGCCTAA
- a CDS encoding PASTA domain-containing protein, giving the protein MSYSNQPPHEPPINPQPQPGWAPPPAGYQPPPAPGQPIPPGHPGFLAPPPPKKNAGKIILGVAGGFVALCCLGGVISAAAGDDDKKSTGAAPTQVVTTTPATTVPTTPPTTTPAETTPATTEPTAAPTTTPPQPATATMPNLVGENAAIAEDTLKQLGFTRVQFGSADENDTFVVLPQNWTVKKQSAKAGKKLPLDSLIILTCTKRG; this is encoded by the coding sequence ATGTCCTACTCGAACCAGCCGCCGCACGAACCGCCGATCAATCCGCAGCCGCAGCCCGGCTGGGCCCCGCCACCCGCCGGATACCAGCCGCCGCCGGCGCCCGGACAGCCGATCCCGCCGGGCCACCCCGGATTCCTCGCGCCCCCGCCGCCGAAGAAGAACGCCGGGAAGATCATCCTCGGGGTGGCCGGCGGTTTCGTGGCGCTCTGCTGCCTCGGCGGCGTGATCTCCGCGGCCGCCGGTGACGACGACAAGAAGAGCACCGGCGCCGCGCCCACCCAGGTGGTGACGACCACGCCGGCGACCACCGTCCCGACCACGCCGCCGACCACCACGCCGGCCGAGACGACGCCGGCCACCACCGAGCCGACCGCGGCGCCGACCACCACGCCGCCCCAGCCGGCCACCGCGACCATGCCGAACCTGGTCGGCGAGAACGCGGCGATCGCCGAGGACACGCTCAAGCAGCTCGGCTTCACCCGGGTCCAGTTCGGCTCGGCCGACGAGAACGACACCTTCGTCGTGCTCCCGCAGAACTGGACCGTGAAGAAGCAGTCCGCGAAGGCCGGCAAGAAGCTGCCGCTCGACTCGCTGATCATCCTGACCTGCACCAAGCGGGGCTGA
- a CDS encoding GGDEF domain-containing protein: MGGRRLPLWGWPLVLAPVLTTVYYLIGHYAGTWTVGSQLVFSVPSASAVAALIGAAMRYRPHGARRPWLLLAAGQGAMLIGDLVYYLLGRSGEVPYPSLADLWYLGGYIGLALGLLSLLRRRTPGWDLPSLIDATVVAVATSLVAWVYLIEPLSSGASGAAQAVTIAFPMMDLVLLTVGVRLMIGAGRRPPTFWLLMTWLVIMIFADTTYSLQALLGTYDGTVLDGLWICGVFSLAAAALHPSMAAVDEPSPAAAPDATRSRLIVLSVASVVAPVLLGVQYLRGAALHVPEVTVACIVLFLLVLARMAGLVDVQRTMAITDGLTGLRTRRYLEEALRTEAERCRRTGASFAFVLVDVDHFKRVNDTYGHQAGDRVLVEVARRMRQLVRTGDVVARYGGEEFAVLLPGVGPETVAAITGSIHRGVCTAPFAIGDDLLLSVTVSVGVACLPEQATEVTELTRIADQALYAAKAAGRNRVVVAGADTLPAAA, encoded by the coding sequence GTGGGCGGGCGACGACTTCCGCTCTGGGGCTGGCCGCTGGTGCTGGCCCCGGTGCTGACCACGGTCTACTACCTGATCGGGCACTATGCCGGGACCTGGACGGTGGGGAGCCAGCTGGTCTTCTCGGTGCCGTCGGCCAGCGCGGTGGCCGCGCTGATCGGCGCCGCGATGCGGTACCGGCCGCACGGCGCGCGCCGGCCGTGGCTGCTGCTCGCCGCCGGGCAGGGCGCCATGCTGATCGGCGACCTGGTCTACTACCTGCTCGGCCGCTCCGGCGAGGTGCCCTATCCGAGCCTCGCCGACCTCTGGTATCTCGGCGGCTACATCGGGCTCGCGCTCGGCCTGCTGTCGCTGCTGCGCCGCCGCACCCCCGGCTGGGACCTGCCCAGCCTGATCGACGCGACCGTCGTCGCGGTCGCCACCAGCCTGGTCGCCTGGGTGTACCTGATCGAGCCGCTGTCGTCCGGCGCGTCCGGCGCCGCCCAGGCGGTCACCATCGCCTTCCCGATGATGGACCTGGTGCTGCTCACCGTGGGCGTCCGGCTGATGATCGGCGCGGGCCGCCGGCCGCCGACATTCTGGCTGCTGATGACCTGGCTGGTCATCATGATCTTCGCGGACACCACGTACTCGCTGCAGGCACTGCTCGGCACCTACGACGGCACCGTCCTGGACGGATTGTGGATCTGCGGAGTGTTCAGCCTGGCCGCCGCGGCCCTGCACCCGTCGATGGCCGCGGTCGACGAGCCGTCGCCGGCCGCCGCGCCGGACGCCACCCGGAGCCGGCTGATCGTGCTCTCGGTCGCCTCGGTGGTCGCCCCGGTCCTGCTCGGCGTGCAGTACCTGCGCGGCGCGGCCCTGCACGTGCCCGAGGTGACGGTCGCCTGCATCGTGCTGTTCCTGCTGGTCCTGGCCCGGATGGCGGGGCTGGTCGACGTCCAGCGGACGATGGCGATCACCGACGGGCTGACCGGGCTGCGGACCCGGCGCTACCTGGAGGAGGCGTTGCGGACCGAGGCCGAGCGGTGCCGGCGTACCGGAGCATCCTTCGCCTTCGTGCTGGTCGACGTCGACCACTTCAAGCGGGTCAACGACACCTACGGCCACCAGGCCGGCGACCGGGTGCTGGTCGAGGTGGCCCGCCGGATGCGCCAGCTGGTCCGCACCGGCGACGTGGTGGCCCGCTACGGCGGCGAGGAGTTCGCGGTGCTGCTGCCCGGCGTCGGCCCGGAGACGGTCGCCGCGATCACCGGCAGCATCCACCGGGGCGTGTGCACCGCCCCGTTCGCCATCGGCGACGACCTGCTGCTCTCGGTCACCGTCTCGGTCGGCGTCGCCTGCCTGCCCGAGCAGGCCACCGAGGTGACCGAGCTGACCCGGATCGCCGACCAGGCCCTCTACGCCGCGAAGGCCGCCGGCCGCAACCGCGTGGTGGTAGCCGGCGCCGACACCCTGCCCGCCGCCGCGTGA